In a genomic window of Glycine max cultivar Williams 82 chromosome 13, Glycine_max_v4.0, whole genome shotgun sequence:
- the LOC100805267 gene encoding uncharacterized protein isoform X1, protein MATVRSNSITVFFVAFIILTTAPSPSQSLSFSSFFRYRNLFSLSHSLLIGVANLRAARGDVAGADRARSIADGLDQGTVFGFLKLLWTLSWTDMSFTDLYGAVSDMNELLRGLTELTRLESVAERSAWVSRNYQSVLTVFKSLSRKLLKALGQSGVMREIGETFQKEVVEGGLIRDCLELGNNDLKALIQIVKDLLLQFFPVRDKDHDL, encoded by the exons ATGGCAACCGTTCGATCAAACTCGATTACCGTCTTCTTCGTGGCATTCATTATCCTCACAACAGCACCATCTCCTTCCCAATCCCTCTCTTTCTCCTCTTTCTTCCGTTACCGAAACCTCTTCTCCCtctcgcactccctcctcatCGGCGTCGCCAACCTCCGCGCCGCACGCGGCGACGTCGCCGGCGCCGATCGAGCCAGGTCCATCGCCGACGGCCTCGATCAGGGAACCGTCTTCGGCTTCTTGAAGCTCCTCTGGACATTGTCGTGGACGGATATGTCCTTCACGGACCTCTACGGCGCTGTTTCCGACATGAACGAGCTGCTGCGGGGCTTGACTGAGTTGACTCGCTTGGAATCGGTCGCGGAAAGGTCCGCTTGGGTTTCCCGAAATTACCAAAGTGTCCTCACCGTCTTTAAGTCCCTCTCCAGAAAGCTCCTCAAAGCGCTTGGCCAGTCG GGAGTGATGAGGGAAATAGGGGAGACGTTTCAGAAAGAGGTGGTGGAAGGTGGATTAATCAGGGATTGCCTTGAATTGGGTAACAATGATCTAAAGGCTTTGATTCAGATTGTCAAGGATTTGTTGTTGCAATTCTTTCCTGTTCGTGATAAAGACCATGATCTATAG
- the LOC100805267 gene encoding uncharacterized protein isoform X2 gives MATVRSNSITVFFVAFIILTTAPSPSQSLSFSSFFRYRNLFSLSHSLLIGVANLRAARGDVAGADRARSIADGLDQGTVFGFLKLLWTLSWTDMSFTDLYGAVSDMNELLRGLTELTRLESVAERSAWVSRNYQSVLTVFKSLSRKLLKALGQSHYGMTGSDEGNRGDVSERGGGRWINQGLP, from the exons ATGGCAACCGTTCGATCAAACTCGATTACCGTCTTCTTCGTGGCATTCATTATCCTCACAACAGCACCATCTCCTTCCCAATCCCTCTCTTTCTCCTCTTTCTTCCGTTACCGAAACCTCTTCTCCCtctcgcactccctcctcatCGGCGTCGCCAACCTCCGCGCCGCACGCGGCGACGTCGCCGGCGCCGATCGAGCCAGGTCCATCGCCGACGGCCTCGATCAGGGAACCGTCTTCGGCTTCTTGAAGCTCCTCTGGACATTGTCGTGGACGGATATGTCCTTCACGGACCTCTACGGCGCTGTTTCCGACATGAACGAGCTGCTGCGGGGCTTGACTGAGTTGACTCGCTTGGAATCGGTCGCGGAAAGGTCCGCTTGGGTTTCCCGAAATTACCAAAGTGTCCTCACCGTCTTTAAGTCCCTCTCCAGAAAGCTCCTCAAAGCGCTTGGCCAGTCG CATTATGGAATGACAGGGAGTGATGAGGGAAATAGGGGAGACGTTTCAGAAAGAGGTGGTGGAAGGTGGATTAATCAGGGATTGCCTTGA
- the LOC100793590 gene encoding GDSL esterase/lipase precursor → MNIGLVVIVAVVLWSGVAAAQAQRVPCYFIFGDSSADNGNNNQLWSNARANYLPYGIDSSVGPTGRFSNGKTTVDVIAELLGLAGFIRPYASAGARDIFYGVNYASAASGIRDETGQQLGSRISLRGQVQNHIRTAYQMLNSLGDVNRTLTYLGRCIYSIGVGGDDYLNNYFMPQFYPTSRQYTPEQYANLLLQSYAQLLEVLYNYGARKMVLFGISPIGCTPYALAQSSPDGRTCVERLNSATQLFNTGLRSLVDQLNNRIPNARFIYVNVYGIMQNIISNPSSFGVRVTNVGCCRVASNNGQSTCVPLQTPCLNRNEYLYWDASNPTETANTIIARRAYNAQSTSDAFPIDINRLAQI, encoded by the exons ATGAATATAGGGTTAGTGGTAATAGTGGCTGTGGTATTGTGGAGTGGGGTTGCAGCTGCACAAGCACAACGAGTACCTTGCTACTTTATTTTTGGAGACTCTTCGGCAGATAATGGGAACAACAACCAGCTTTGGTCAAATGCAAGAGCTAATTACCTTCCTTATGGGATTGACTCCTCTGTTGGCCCAACTGGAAGGTTTTCCAATGGGAAAACTACTGTTGATGTAATCG CTGAGCTTTTGGGGTTGGCCGGTTTCATACGTCCCTATGCAAGTGCTGGAGCCCGAGACATATTTTACGGAGTCAATTATGCTTCAGCAGCTTCCGGAATTAGAGACGAAACTGGACAACAATTG GGAAGCCGTATCAGTCTTAGAGGGCAGGTGCAAAACCACATAAGGACGGCGTACCAGATGTTAAATTCACTGGGAGATGTGAACAGAACTTTAACTTACCTGGGCAGGTGCATTTATTCAATTGGAGTGGGTGGCGATGATTATCTTAACAACTATTTCATGCCTCAATTCTATCCCACCAGCAGGCAGTACACACCAGAGCAGTATGCTAATCTTCTTCTCCAATCATATGCTCAACTACTCGAG GTTCTGTACAACTATGGGGCAAGGAAAATGGTATTATTTGGGATTAGTCCGATAGGTTGCACCCCTTATGCATTGGCTCAAAGCAGCCCAGATGGTAGAACATGTGTGGAAAGACTGAATTCTGCAACCCAATTATTCAACACCGGATTGAGATCTCTTGTTGATCAACTCAACAACCGGATTCCGAATGCAAGATTCATCTATGTAAACGTTTATGGTATCATGCAAAATATCATAAGCAACCCATCGTCCTTTG GTGTCAGAGTCACAAATGTTGGGTGCTGTAGGGTAGCAAGCAACAACGGTCAAAGTACATGTGTGCCCCTGCAAACCCCATGCTTGAACAGGAACGAGTACCTGTATTGGGATGCATCTAATCCAACAGAGACCGCCAATACTATCATTGCTAGGAGAGCTTACAATGCTCAATCTACATCGGATGCTTTCCCTATTGATATTAATCGCTTAGCTCAGATCTAA